In a single window of the Lynx canadensis isolate LIC74 chromosome E2, mLynCan4.pri.v2, whole genome shotgun sequence genome:
- the SDR42E1 gene encoding short-chain dehydrogenase/reductase family 42E member 1, giving the protein MDSHKSPKETVLITGGGGYFGFRLGCALNQKGFHVILFDIKSPAHPLPEGVKFIHGDIRHLCDVEKAFQDVDIACVFHIASYGMSGREQLNRSLIEEVNVGGTDHILQVCRRRGVPRLVYTSTFNVIFGGQVIRNGDESLPYLPLHLHPDHYSRTKSIAEKKVLEANGATLVRSDGVLRTCALRPAGIYGPGEQRHLPRIVSYIERGLFKFVYGDPGSLVEFVHVDNLVQAHILASEALTAAKGHVASGQPYFISDGRPVNNFEFLRPLVEGLGYRFPSIRLPLTLIYCFAFLTEMAHFLFGRVYNFQPFLTRTEVYKTGVTHYFSLEKAKKELGYEAQPFDLQEVVDWFKAHGHGRSPGGHASGCLVWDGLTVFLLVIVVLIWLPSPVARSL; this is encoded by the exons ATGGACTCCCACAAATCCCCGAAGGAAACGGTCCTTATTACAGGAGGAGGTGGCTATTTTGGTTTCCG CCTAGGCTGTGCTCTGAACCAGAAAGGATTCCACGTGATTCTCTTTGACATCAAAAGCCCTGCTCATCCCTTGCCAGAGGGAGTCAAGTTTATACACGGAGACATTCGCCACCTCTGTGATGTGGAGAAAGCCTTCCAGGATGTGGACATTGCATGTGTGTTCCATATCGCCTCTTACGGCATGTCGGGGCGGGAGCAGCTGAATCGAAGCCTGATTGAAGAAGTCAACGTCGGGGGCACAGACCACATCCTCCAGGTTTGCAGGAGGAGAGGGGTGCCAAGGTTAGTTTACACTAGCACTTTCAATGTCATCTTTGGAGGTCAAGTTATCAGAAATGGAGATGAATCTCTGCCTTACCTACCTCTTCACCTCCATCCTGATCACTACTCTCGGACCAAATCTATTGCAGAAAAGAAAGTGCTGGAGGCCAATGGTGCTACCCTGGTAAGAAGTGATGGTGTCTTGAGAACCTGTGCTCTGAGGCCGGCTGGCATCTACGGGCCTGGAGAACAAAGGCACCTACCCAGGATAGTGAGCTACATTGAGAGGGGTCTCTTCAAGTTTGTGTATGGGGATCCTGGGAGCCTGGTTGAATTTGTCCACGTGGATAACTTGGTCCAGGCTCACATTCTGGCCTCAGAGGCCCTGACAGCTGCCAAGGGCCACGTGGCCTCTGGGCAGCCCTACTTCATTTCGGACGGCAGACCCGTGAACAACTTTGAGTTCCTCCGGCCTCTGGTTGAGGGCCTGGGCTACAGGTTCCCATCCATCCGCCTGCCCTTGACCCTCATCTACTGTTTTGCTTTCCTGACAGAAATGGCTCACTTCCTTTTTGGTCGGGTCTACAACTTCCAGCCCTTCCTCACCCGCACAGAAGTTTACAAAACTGGCGTCACACATTACTTTAGTCTAGAGAAGGCCAAGAAGGAGCTGGGTTATGAGGCTCAGCCATTTGACCTCCAGGAAGTAGTCGACTGGTTTAAGGCACATGGCCACGGCAGAAGTCCTGGGGGTCATGCCTCCGGGTGTCTTGTTTGGGATGGGCTGACGGTCTTCCTCTTGGTCATAGTGGTTCTCATATGGCTGCCTTCTCCTGTGGCTCGATCACTCTGA